The nucleotide window TGATATTGCATCTCAGTACAGTACATGTGCTTCACTTATTAGCACATTGCTGCCATGTTTCCACCCAGACCCTCTGTCTGAAGCACCCACTTGTGGAGGCCCTGATAGTTGGTGTATTAAATGTGGGTAAATGTGGTTCCGAGATCCAGCTCCAGTTGAGTCTACAGTTAACGCGCACTGGCTTGGCTTTATTGTGCCTCTTGTCCCCTGAACAGCAGAATTTGTTACACCTTTTTTCTCCCAACAGTCAGGTGAACAGGGACGCCTACCTGTGCTTCTACTGAAACTTAATGACACTGCTCCTGAAAGGAAGCCCGTTGTTGTAATACTGCACAGCTCTTACAAATGCAAGGAATGGTTGCGTCCACTGCTTGAGGTAAAATTACCTCTCATTTCAACCATACCAGCATGCCCATACGAAGTGCGCATCAATGTTTAACGCTGGTTATTGTTCTTAAAACTTGCTTGCACATTTGCAGGCATATGCCTCCAGGGGTTATATTGCTGTCGCCATCGATTCTCGTTATCACGGTGAAAGGGCCAGCAGCAAGACTACTTACATAGAGGTAATCTACTTACTTCCATTTATGTGCCACCGATTTCATGAAACGTTCGACAACTGTAGTATCCACAGTTGGTCTGATCATCCCTACTTTCATGGTTTAAACACAGGCACTGAATTCAGCTTGGAGGAATGGGGACACTATGCCTTTTATTTTTGACACGGTACCAAATGTTATTTCCACCTGTTACAATTGATGTTTTGATTGTTCTAAGTTCTGTCAACAGTGTTCTTCAATTTGCCCACCAAATACATTTTTTTTAATAAATGGATTGGTTCTGTACCAATAAATGTCAAACCGGACATGTATAGCACATGCCTTTAGTTGGGCTGGCCCAGTGCCATGCCTGGTGGCTGGTGGTCTACTCTTTAACTAACCTGATGGGTAAGCCACTGTTGTTGGTGTTAGTCCAGCTGTACTGGTGCCATAACTGCACTATCTGGGTTGGCACTTCAGTTGAATTCTGGATTTATTCTCCTTGTCTGGTTCTGTCCTTATGATTGTCTTCTACTGTATGCCTTGGTATATCATACTTCAAAACATGTTACGACTGTTTTTTTGCGATACTCAGTGAGGAACATGTGCAGGTGTGGGACTTGATAAAGCTTGGAGATTATCTTAGTGCAAGGGAGGATGTCGATCCCTCTAGGATAGGGATTACTGGTGAATCGCTTGGAGGTATTATAGATCATGATTGCATCNNNNNNNNNNNNNNNNNNNNNNNNNNNNNNNNNNNNNNNNNNNNNNNNNNNNNNNNNNNNNNNNNNNNNNNNNNNNNNNNNNNNNNNNNNNNNNNNNNNNNNNNNNNNNNNNNNNNNNNNNNNNNNNNNNNNNNNNNNNNNNNNNNNNNNNNNNNNNNNNNNNNNNNNNNNNNNNNNNNNNNNNNNNNNNNNNNNNNNNNNNNNNNNNNNNNNNNNNNNNNNNNNNNNNNNNNNNNNNNNNNNNNNNNNNNNNNNNNNNNNNNNNNNNNNNNNNNNNNNNNNNNNNNNNNNNNNNNNNNNNNNNNNNNNNNNNNNNNNNNNNNNNNNNNNNNNNNNNNNNNNNNNNNNNNNNNNNNNNNNNNNNNNNNNNNNNNNNNNNNNNNNNNNNNNNNNNNNNNNNNNNNNNNNNNNNNNNNNNNNNNNNNNNNNNNNNNNNNNNNNNNNNNNNNNNNNNNNNNNNNNNNNNNNNNNNNNNNNNNNNNNNNNNNNNNNNNNNNNNNNNNNNNNNNNNNNNNNNNNNNNNNNNNNNNNNNNNNNNNNNNNNNNNNNNNNNNNNNNNNNNNNNNNNNNNNNNNNNNNNNNNNNNNNNNNNNNNNNNNNNNNNNNNNNNNNNNNNNNNNNNNNNNNNNNNNNNNNNNNNNNNNNNNNNNNNNNNNNNNNNNNNNNNNNNNNNNNNNNNNNNNNNNNNNNNNNNNNNNNNNNNNNNNNNNNNNNNNNNNNNNNNNNNNNNNNNNNNNNNNNNNNNNNNNNNNNNNNNNNNNNNNNNNNNNNNNNNNNNNNNNNNNNNNNNNNNNNNNNNNNNNNNNNNNNNNNNNNNNNNNNNNNNNNNNNNNNNNNNNNNNNNNNNNNNNNNNNNNNNNNNNNNNNNNNNNNNNNNNNNNNNNNNNNNNNNNNNNNNNNNNNNNNNNNNNNNNNNNNNNNNNNNNNNNNNNNNNNNNNNNNNNNNNNNNNNNNNNNNNNNNNNNNNNNNNNNNNNNNNNNNNNNNNNNNNNNNNNNNNNATGTGGGTAAATGTGGTTCCGAGATCCAGCTCCAGTTGAGTCTACAGTTAACGCGCACTGGCTTGGCTTTATTGTGCCTCTTGTCCCCTGAACAGCAGAATTTGTTACACCTTTTTTCTCCCAACAGTCAGGTGAACAGGGACGCCTACCTGTGCTTCTACTGAAACTTAATGACACTGCTCCTGAAAGGAAGCCCGTTGTTGTAATACTGCACAGCTCTTACAAATGCAAGGAATGGTTGCGTCCACTGCTTGAGGTAAAATTACCTCTCATTTCAACCATACCAGCATGCCCATACGAAGTGCGCATCAATGTTTAACGCTGGTTATTGTTCTTAAAACTTGCTTGCACATTTGCAGGCATATGCCTCCAGGGGTTATATTGCTGTCGCCATCGATTCTCGTTATCACGGTGAAAGGGCCAGCAGCAAGACTACTTACATAGAGGTAATCTACTTACTTCCATTTATGTGCCACCGATTTCATGAAACGTTCGACAACTGTAGTATCCACAGTTGGTCTGATCATCCCTACTTTCATGGTTTAAACACAGGCACTGAATTCAGCTTGGAGGAATGGGGACACTATGCCTTTTATTTTTGACACGGTACCAAATGTTATTTCCACCTGTTACAATTGATGTTTTGATTGTTCTAAGTTCTGTCAACAGTGTTCTTCAATTTGCCCACCAAATACATTTTTTTTAATAAATGGATTGGTTCTGTACCAATAAATGTCAAACCGGACATGTATAGCACATGCCTTTAGTTGGGCTGGCCCAGTGCCATGCCTGGTGGCTGGTGGTCTACTCTTTAACTAACCTGATGGGTAAGCCACTGTTGTTGGTGTTAGTCCAGCTGTACTGGTGCCATAACTGCACTATCTGGGTTGGCACTTCAGTTGAATTCTGGATTTATTCTCCTTGTCTGGTTCTGTCCTTATGATTGTCTTCTACTGTATGCCTTGGTATATCATACTTCAAAACATGTTACGACTGTTTTTTTGCGATACTCAGTGAGGAACATGTGCAGGTGTGGGACTTGATAAAGCTTGGAGATTATCTTAGTGCAAGGGAGGATGTCGATCCCTCTAGGATAGGGATTACTGGTGAATCGCTTGGAGGTATTATAGATCATGATTGCATCATGATACTGAATTAATACGTAGACTTCAGTTTTGGAAAATTTATCTTTTTTATTTGGAGCTGAATACAGGAATGCATGCATGGTTTGCTGCCTTTGTGGATACACGGTACAGTGTTGTTGTTCCAATAATTGGTGTTCAGGTACACACAACAGTAATTTGTCGATATGGGTGCACATAGTTTTGTGATTTGTCCCATCTAAGTAAAGCAATGCTCTTTGGTGGCTACAGGGATTTCAATGGGCAATAGATAATGACAAGTGGCAAGCTAGAGTTGATAGCATTAAGCCTTTATTTGAAGGTTAGATACCATGCATCCTCTTTAAGATTGGGCACACACCATTGAAACATATAGATGACAACTGAAATATACTGTATCAGTTCAGAACATTTACATGTAAGTATCTATGCCGTTTTGTCTTTCCTGTAGAAGCAAGAATTGATTCAGGGAAGAGTGAAATAGATGCAGAGGTTGTGAAAAAGGTGACTATCTGATTTAGTTGACATTTATTTCTGATTGTTCCATTAGAAATGTTTCATGATCGTGTATTGACATATTTTTACCAGGTTTGGGACAAGATAGCACCTGGTATGGCTTCACAGTTTGATGCTCCCTACTCAGTTCCTCTGATTGCACCACGCCCGCTCCTCCTCCTAAATGGTAAAACCAAATCATATTTCTTATTCAGTGCTTCTGCTTCGTCCAATAGTTGTTGCATAACCCAACATATTCAAAAGTCTCACTTCTCTTTTATGAGTTCAATGAGCACTTGTCAGGGCTGGGCTTCCAGCCTTCAGTGTATATTTTTGTTTTATTCTTTTATGGTTGAGGCAGAACTGTTGTTAACCCTTCGTTTGAAAATTAATGTTAATTGAGCATGTTTCTTGCTGCTGGAGCTTCATTTACAAATTACCATGCAGGTGCTGACGACCCTCGTTGCCCAGTCCTTGGTCTACAAGAACCTGCCTCCAAAGCTGCTGAGGCTTACGAAAAAGCTGGTTCTGCAGATAAGTTCAAGGTAACATGCAATCTACTATCTTTTCACCGCTCTTTTGAGGCCACACATGAACTCTCACTAGTTAAAACCTATGAAGACGAGATTTTCTTTAAATATTGTAACGAGCTTGgtttaatactccctccatccagaaTTAACTGTCACTGAAATGAGTGTATCTACACACTGAAACATGTCTAGAACTCTAGATGCACTCATTTAAGCGACAGTTAATTCCGGACGGAAGTTTTACTTCTCAAACTTGTATTCATTTTTGTCAGGCTATATGGCTAAACCTGCTGGAAAAATAATAATTGTTAGTACTAATAATCTTGCATTATACGTACATCAATATGTTTGTAAATTTGTCATTTAAAGGTATTCTCTCCTGGAGGGAGAAAAATCAAGAAGTTCTTCTAATTTAAAGCTATGGATCAATCTGGGCAGTGCTAACTACTAAGATAGCAAACATTTATACAAACCTGGAAAAAGATGAGACTTCAATCCTACAATGTAAAATAATAAGATAAAACATCGGAATTATGCTTTTCAATGGGTTTGGTACAAGTTTAAATACAAACTTTCTCCGGGAAATTTAGATCTGATTTAGGCTTAGAGCTAGCTAACAATGTACTCcttccgtccggaaatacttgtcatcaaaatgaacaAAAGGGGATGTATCTAGGCGTATTTTAGTTCGACATACAtccctttttatccattttgatgacaagtatttttggacGGACGGAGTAATTATCTAACTTGGGCAAAAAAGGGTACGAGATACAGAAATGGGTGCCATCTGGATTTAAAATGCCATTCAAATAAAAGTTGTCTATTTCTTGACATGCAACATGTTTACTTTGCACCATGAGGTGTGGTTCTATGTTTGCCCGGACTTTTTTTGCATGAATCCCAAAGCAATCACAGTGGTTATTCTAAGGGCATATTAGTAATCCTAATTAGATAGGGGCTTCGTAACTCCAAGTGCAAGTGCCCAAAGCAAAGCCCATGCAAGAACGAGTCCACGGTGCCCTCAGCTTCCAATCTGTTCCCCCGTGCGATCTCCTCTTTGAGCGCTGCCGCGCGAGCTCCACGCCCAAGGCCACCACCTGGACTCACTGCAATCCTGCCGCCAGGTCTCCTACCGCATCTCGCCGCGCCTCCAATACTTGGATAAGAAATATGATTAGTTTCTCCTCTGATTGCACCACGTCTGTGCCTTACGCGTCCAACATTGCCACCCATACCCGTGCTGCAACCGTCCGCCTAGTTTCTTCCTGCAACCATCGCCGCCCGGACTCCTTCGACCCGCACGCATCCAGTGCCACAACTGCTGACTCTATCTCTGATCCTCCCTCCCTCCCGTTTTCCAATTCTCATTGCAAGCGCCGACCTGTTTCTAAGCCTGGGTGCCCGAACTCCACTGTTCCATGGCCTCAGAAAGGTGTGTTTCACTTGAATCTATATTTGTTTATATATCAgtagaagaaaaaggaaaacgtCAGTGCACTTAAATTGGAAAATTCTTCTTTGTCATCTGAAGGAGGGCATCGTTTAGTGCCAGTTATTGTTGTTTATTTTTTACTATAATGAATAAGCTTAATCAGTGGGTAGTGGTTTAATATTCTTTACTATAGCTCGAAGAAAAGTGAGACCGAGGATACAGTAGATGCCATTGTTGTTTATTTTATAAATATGCTTCCCCAATTTTGAAAGCCAAAATTCGGAAATTGTTGGATGTACAAAGTGATAATATATTTTAAAAAGGAGTTTTATAACTACCAAATGTTCGTATTTTAGCAATAGGCAAGAACGATCCTTACTTCATTTTAATTATATACATGCATGCATTAAAATGACTAATTTTCCTTTCATGTGCACTCCTACCTCTAATTACATGCATATATGCACTAAAAGACGAAAAGCTGATGTCATGCTAGATTTCCCCCTATTTCAAACTTTAAAATGTTTTGTAGCTCAAACCGTCGCTCCgattgaaaaaccattttcacaTAAAAGATTTGTCGCAATGAAACCTTCAAAagtagatcccatgttgatatgttCCGACGACTTTTTTTCGGGTCAAAAGTTATCACGCCCATGCTAAATAAGTTACCACGTTTGTGGTATATAAGTTACCATCTTGTTTATATAGAAATTGCCAGGCCATAAAAATGGGGTATATCAGGACCGAGTTATCAGGACCGAGAcacataagttatcaggtctTCGATGATGAGTTACTAAGTGATTCACACAAAAAAGTTAACGGGGGATATTtcatcaaccccccccccctccatgCCAAAGTTATCAAGACCGAggtacataagttatcaggtcAGCGATGTGTGAGTTACCATGCTATTCACATAAACGTTACCAGGAGAATATTTCATCAACCACCCCTGCCCCTCCCCCACTGGAGGAAAAGTTACGAGGACCGGggtacataagttatcaggtctaCGATTAGTGAGTTGCCATGCCATTAACATTAAAGTTACCATGGGTACATTTTATCACCCCCTCGCCAAAGTTATCAGCACCGAGGCACAAAGGTTATCAGGTATTCAGGTATATGATGTGTGAACTACCATGCTATTCACGCAAAAGTTACCTGGGGGTATTTCATcaacccctcccccccccctcccccatgTCAAAGTTATCAAGACCGAggtacataagttatcaggtctCAATGTGTGAGTTACCATGCTATTCACATAAAAGTTACCAGGGGATATTTCAtcaacccccctccccccggccAAAGTAATTAGGACCAGTGTACAAAAGTTGCCAGGTCTATGACGTGTAAGTTACCATGCTATTCACAAGAAAGTTACTGGGAGTATATTTCATCAACCTCCCCCCACCCCGCCTCCTCCGAGGTAGTGGAGGGAGCGGCTTCGC belongs to Triticum urartu cultivar G1812 chromosome 7, Tu2.1, whole genome shotgun sequence and includes:
- the LOC125518417 gene encoding uncharacterized protein LOC125518417; amino-acid sequence: MLRRAMALALTLAAAAMWAPPRTGHACSSAAGRVPHVTSAHSKGRLVGAVGPGCHSASSTSASKSTTRSSRRDRTDATGAPMAAADAAGDLRSEFLEVLLSRRRDRQVPMTVEQGSPVKEPLYQGNGPLGLREAMESCPRKEVEDFQEKLIEENFYLMTESGEQGRLPVLLLKLNDTAPERKPVVVILHSSYKCKEWLRPLLEAYASRGYIAVAIDSRYHGERASSKTTYIEALNSAWRNGDTMPFIFDTVWDLIKLGDYLSAREDVDPSRIGITGESLGGMHAWFAAFVDTRYSVVVPIIGVQGFQWAIDNDKWQARVDSIKPLFEEARIDSGKSEIDAEVVKKVWDKIAPGMASQFDAPYSVPLIAPRPLLLLNGADDPRCPVLGLQEPASKAAEAYEKAGSADKFKFIAEPGVGHRMTASMVKEASDWFDRFL